In Sporosarcina sp. PTS2304, a genomic segment contains:
- the rbsK gene encoding ribokinase codes for MITVIGSANMDLVVGTENFPNQGETVLGNVFDTVPGGKGANQAIAAARLGGDVHMVCCVGNDLFGTSITDNLQKNAIDCTGVAQVEGASGIANILLSEGDNRIIVVPGANSLLLPSHIDEVEEQIKKSKLVILQLEIPIPTVVYALAKCQAIGVPVLLNPAPARGFELDMMPSITYLTPNETECEQIFGMDMVEALEKYPNRLIITLGSEGARYFDGERHVIVDGFKTTVVDTTGAGDTFNGALAQAIVLGMDLEKAVRFANAAASLSVEKFGAQGGMPTFKEVQERLEEQS; via the coding sequence ATGATTACGGTGATTGGCAGTGCAAATATGGACTTAGTAGTAGGTACAGAAAACTTCCCAAACCAAGGGGAGACTGTTCTAGGTAATGTATTTGATACGGTGCCTGGCGGTAAAGGTGCGAACCAAGCAATTGCAGCAGCAAGGCTTGGTGGCGACGTTCACATGGTTTGCTGTGTAGGCAATGATTTGTTTGGAACAAGCATTACAGACAATTTACAAAAGAATGCGATCGACTGTACAGGTGTGGCACAAGTTGAAGGAGCTTCAGGTATTGCTAATATTTTATTATCAGAAGGGGATAATCGTATTATTGTAGTCCCGGGCGCTAACTCATTATTACTGCCTTCGCACATTGATGAAGTAGAAGAGCAGATTAAAAAAAGCAAATTGGTGATATTGCAACTGGAGATTCCAATTCCAACCGTAGTGTATGCTTTGGCGAAGTGCCAAGCAATCGGTGTGCCGGTGCTTTTGAATCCTGCGCCAGCGCGTGGATTTGAACTGGATATGATGCCTTCTATTACTTACTTAACACCTAATGAAACTGAATGTGAACAAATTTTCGGTATGGATATGGTAGAGGCGTTAGAAAAATATCCTAATCGATTAATTATTACATTAGGAAGTGAAGGCGCACGATACTTCGATGGAGAACGACACGTCATTGTCGACGGTTTTAAAACAACTGTTGTAGATACGACAGGTGCCGGTGATACATTTAACGGAGCCCTTGCACAAGCCATTGTGTTAGGAATGGATTTAGAAAAAGCGGTGAGATTTGCCAATGCTGCTGCTTCACTTTCTGTAGAAAAATTCGGTGCACAAGGCGGTATGCCGACGTTCAAAGAAGTACAAGAACGTCTGGAGGAACAGTCATGA
- a CDS encoding LacI family DNA-binding transcriptional regulator, producing MATIRDVAKKAGVSAATVSRYLNNKGYISDEAKHVISEAIKELNYRPSMIARSLSTKQTTFIGLIVPDIVNPFFPELARAIEDVALAYGYTIVLCNSDEKIEKEIHYITTLQQKYVAGFIVATSHAEAEHYTTVNLPIVAIDRRIHSSIPLISTANREGARIGVEHLLANDCRHILCMRGPASVGPANDRFLGFMDAIEGKDIQTHVVECPFQFEASELAAREQLQQHAIDGIFASSDVSAAGALKAAYSLGIKVPDQLQIVGYDGTMLASQLTPGLTTVAQDVYKIGALAARMLIKLIEGQEVTEQEIQIPAELIIRETTRSGSQ from the coding sequence TTGGCGACTATACGGGACGTGGCAAAAAAGGCAGGGGTTTCCGCTGCGACTGTTTCGCGTTACTTGAATAATAAAGGCTATATTAGCGATGAAGCAAAACATGTAATTTCTGAAGCAATTAAAGAACTCAATTATCGTCCAAGCATGATTGCACGCTCTCTTAGTACGAAACAAACGACGTTCATAGGGTTGATTGTTCCGGATATAGTGAATCCTTTCTTTCCTGAATTGGCGAGAGCGATAGAGGACGTGGCGCTTGCTTATGGATATACGATTGTATTATGTAATTCAGATGAAAAAATAGAAAAAGAAATCCATTATATAACCACTTTGCAGCAAAAGTATGTGGCGGGCTTTATTGTGGCGACGAGCCATGCAGAAGCAGAACATTACACAACAGTCAATTTGCCGATTGTGGCGATTGACCGTCGAATTCACTCGTCAATCCCACTAATCTCAACAGCTAACCGAGAAGGAGCGAGAATCGGTGTGGAACATCTTTTGGCGAATGATTGCCGCCATATTTTGTGCATGCGGGGACCAGCCAGTGTAGGTCCTGCAAATGATCGCTTTTTAGGGTTTATGGACGCTATCGAGGGTAAAGATATACAAACGCATGTCGTAGAATGCCCGTTTCAATTTGAAGCATCTGAATTGGCAGCACGCGAGCAACTACAGCAACATGCGATAGATGGAATTTTTGCAAGTAGTGATGTGTCGGCTGCCGGTGCGTTGAAAGCTGCATATTCATTAGGTATAAAGGTTCCAGATCAATTGCAAATCGTAGGATATGATGGAACGATGTTGGCTAGTCAGTTAACTCCAGGGCTCACGACAGTGGCGCAAGATGTTTATAAGATTGGTGCATTAGCCGCTAGAATGCTTATTAAATTAATAGAAGGTCAAGAAGTGACGGAACAAGAAATCCAGATTCCAGCCGAATTGATTATTCGAGAAACTACAAGGAGTGGGTCGCAATGA